CTCCCAAGTTGAGTTGTTCGTTACTTTTCTTTGTTGCTCTTCGTAATTTTCTTAAGCAAATTAGACAATCAGTTAAACCAGATAGTTGTGTACATGTCTCCTTGGCACTCAACAGGACAAATTGATTTCGAACTGAGAAGTCAATTTTTATTCTAGGAATTTTTGTATTCATCATGTATATGGTGCGATGCTAAAGATTCGAAGTTCTAGGACTTTTGTACCAGCTTGCATTGTCATGTATCTCTGTGAATCGAAGGAGAGAATGATCTTTTAGGTGACGGAGGAGAGGAAGAGACAAAGGAGGGAATGATCTTTTAGGTGACGAAGGACCTTAGACCTTAGGTCTGTGAAACCAAAACGATAACCTCTTAGTGTCACTAACGTGCATTTCTTCACATAATAAGGTACAAGTATTCCCTAGATAATGGGATCCAAAGTAATAAGGTACATTTGAAACATGACATATCGACTTGTTCAACTGAACGATGTCATCTATCAAGATAATCCCTTGTCAGAAACAATTGATGgcattttttttcttcgattgatGCCTGTTGATAGATGATAATTATGTATTACTACTCGATGTAAATAATACTGCATCAGTACAGCAAGTATATCTGTAACTATATCATGAATTTTTGTTGTGAACTTCGTCGCAAATCTAgtttttgttgttgaatcttcTTAAGTAATGGTGCAGCATATGATATAAAACATTAGGTAATTCTGGACCATTATCATAACGACGTCTATTTAGATATGTATGCATTTGAGTTTAGATTGGTTAATGATGCCAGGATATACTTTACCCGCGAGGTAGTATACTTCATCGAGGGCCATGAACAGTGTTTCTTTTGTTTCTGTCCTCTGTGCATCTATATATCTATCCACAGaataaattaattatttgtgGTTCATGCTGTTTGTATTTTGTTCTCCCTCGATCAATCATTTATAGATAATGTAATGAAGTgacactttatatttctttttatttttggtttgtttCCTTCAAAACGTATTCTGTATTATGTTTAATGGAAGGGAAAACCAAGAAAACAACAGCCAAAAATTAACACCTTGCATAGTAGTAAGAATGTGAACAAAATCACCCTTTGAGGTTCTTGGTTCCATCTTAAAGGACTCTGACAATATTTTGCTGTAAAACTGTCTCTTATACATGTTGATGATATTAAACTGGTCCCGCCTTCTAAATATCAGAAATTTGATCTTGCTTTGTTATAAGTATCATGTCACGTCTTCGTTGCTACTTGGCCCTCAAATTGCTTCTGTGTTACCATTTGCTTGCAAGATCTCTGTCTGAGATTGtcttatatttttcatttttggcAGAAACTAGGCGAGGAAGAATCTCAAAATAATCCTTCATCAGATGTCGCTGAAGGGACAGAAGAATCTCAAGATCGAACCAAGTGAACGGAGTTTCTGGTGATGTGGCCTTCCATCTCGGGTGTTTATTTCTCTTCAAAATATAAAACCTTTAGTTCTTTTTGCCCCAAATAATTGTTTTGCCACTTCCCAGTGGGGTAACATCGTGATACAACCAGATAGCTGGTTTTTGAAATGTACTCGAGTGTACGAGATGGCAACCACCACCTTCTGCTTCCAAACATGATACATATCATTATGAATCTCTGATTACTTTCTGATTCATGTCCAGCTTTTTTGGTGTGTTGTTTATTGCTATTAGTATGATTTAAGCATTACTAGCATGTTAAATATCAAATTGTAGAATTCTTATTTTGCTATAAATAgacaagaaattgaaaattaataaaTTAGTTTTATTCAATAAGCACAAGCAATGAATCTTTAGAGATTTACATTTCTATCAAAGTGTACTTCTGTCTATTTAGCTATACCCTCACTGAAACCCCAATATGAATAGAAAGTCGAAAAAATGTAAAAAAAGAATGAATAGCATGTTGTATGTAAATGATTTCTTGTACACAGGAAGAAGATTTGCAGCCGCCAAAAGAATTTTGTTAGAGAGGGAGAGACCTCTCCCATGGCAAAATCCCAGAGTCGGGATCAGCCAAGTTAGCCACGACAAAGTCCCGAAGACCTGTATCCCAAACTTGGCAGAACTGCTGTGGCCAGTTTGGCGGCTCAATTGCCTCTGTACCAAGCCCAGGTGCTCTATCCCTCGACCCTTCATTCTGGCTATCTTGCCAGTCAGCGACATAAGTGGCGACTCTTCGAGAAAATTTGGCCCTAAAAGACTCCCACACTTGGTATTTGTAATGGTTAATCATGGCTGTGCTCATTGGTAGATTGAGGTATCTGTAACCTGGCTTtaaatggaaatgatgaacaacATTTATCAGTGAATCATCGAGAACTTCTGGGCGAACAATGGACTTGTGTCGTTCAGGACTTTGCAGCCTGCAAGTGTACCCAGCGGTCACTCCTTGTTTAGGAATTTCTGTCAAACCAGATGGACCAAAACTATGACAAGCTGTTCTAATTTCCCCTATAGCCGACGAAGATGAAAAATTCGCCACCAGATTTCTCAGTGAATTACGACCTGGGAGCCCTAAATCACTTGGTTGACGAGCAGACGGAAGAGGGAAGTAGAAGAATTCATCGACATCCATGAATGACACCCATTTGCATTCTTTCTGTGCCTGCAAAGCACAATGCGAAAATCCTGCTTCTTGGGTTTTAATCCACGGCCAAACTTGCCTTCTCACATTATGGTTCTCTTGATTAAGCTCATCAATCAGCTCCTCAATTCCATCATCACTGTTATTATCATAAATAAACCAACGTTCTACGCCAAGCCACGAGTGATACTTAATCCATTCGCGCATACTAGAGGCCTGGTTGCGCACCATTGTACACACGCAAAGCTCatacttctcttcttctttcttctctgcgGTTTTCGACTGCGAAATTCTTGCAACCGaaggaagaaaatgaacatgATTACTCTCACCTCTAAATGAAGCTCTAGAATGCAGATGCGAGATAACCCCAATTGAAACTCGAACTCCATTAGCCTTGGCAGGAGATTGATGCAGCTTGAATGGCAATGCACACCTGATAACTTCCTGCCCTGCTGTAATAGCTCTTGTTCTCACACTATACTTATCACTTACCTCTGAATTCCCCCAATTGAAGTTACAAACAAACTGATTAGCATCCGATGTTCGCCCTGGTCGAAGCCCCAATCCTTTAACAAACACAACTGCTGTCTCCCCATCCAAAACAGCTTCATAAACAACACTCTCCCAGGAAGATACCAATCTATGCTTCTTCACCTCTGAATTCCCATCCTCTTCAATAAAACCCCCTTGTCTCTGCAAATTCACCGCAGTCGAGTAATTAGCCGGCGGCAACGGACATCGAGCAATCGACCTAAACCCATCGAAATCATCAACAACTGATTGAGCTGGCAAAACTACAACTTGGGTTTTATCAAATTCTTCATTATAGAAACAATCCAATCCTCCTCCATTCATAAACATATGGTTGCTTCTTCTCTTAGTGAACAGCAATAAAACATGGTCTGGAAAAACAACTCGATCTTCAATATTGAacttaaaaaaatcaaacccagaATTAgaatttgctgctgctgctgttgatgataAAGAACGACCAGGATGTGGATGAAACAATACATACTGGGATCTAAATGGAGTACCATCTAATAAGAAGAGAAAAGCAAAGAATGAGAAAATTAAAAGCGACCACCATCTTAATGAAACACAGAAACTGAATTGAGATGGAAGAAAcgaagatgaagatggtggtgatgaagTTGAAATTACTAATAGTTTTCGTTTCCGCCGCTTTTCGATATCCATTTTTTCCAAATATGGTAACTTTATAAATAGATAGATAGATCTAACTCTTCTTTCTATCTCCTCACTTATGAATATACGAACAGTAGAAGAAGTTGTGATGATAAGCAAACTAGGGGGAGGATCTGAAAAAAATCACTGAAACGAAcccagaaaaagaagaagaaaagggcaCAAGTACAGCAATTAAGTTTGATTTTTGGGGTTCGTCTCTGCAAGTTTAGTTATTACAGAACATACTCTGTTAATGGGGTACCATagaataggaaaaaaaaaagagagagagagagaaaaaacagAGAGTCTATAGAGAAAGTGAAAGACAGGGAGAGAAACAGAGGGgtgtccaaaagaaaaaaaaatgtaatctTTTTTGGAATTTCTTACGAAAAATTGGACTGTAGTTTTAAGAAGACTATTGGTTGTTGTATAAATTACTAAAAATTAAGATGTTTTATTTAAGAAACAGAGGTGGTTGATTAAAaaaacgtttttttttctttcttaatcaTGATTATCTGTATGGTAATGGAATGTTTTAATGGGGGAGAATAATGGTGGAGTGTGGACTGTGGAGCATTATCTCCTTTATCGACGCCCTAATGATTGTCATTACAGCCGTATGTGTATACGATACGACAGATACGGTGCCGTATTGACACCGCAAACCCACGATATAAATGGAAGTGTTTCCGCCGGGACTGGGGTGGAAACAGTGGGACCATACTGGGCATGGTAGACTGGTAGGTTCGTTAAGTGGGACCATGTTTGATATCGGAGTGGAGCAACTTGTTGTCGGTAGTAGTGGCTTTTATTTGGCCGGTGGGTTCCACCTTATAAACAATTCTATTCAAGTTGCTAACCTATACATACTACAGACAAATGGAGTTCGCTCACAAATAAATTCTTATACTGCCTTCGTTtttggaaaagtgatactttcattatTTTTCATTTAATCTGAAAATAGGCCGaattgaaaaaatgaaagtaacactttttcagaaacggagggagtataattttaATCAAGCCAGTTGGGAATTAGCAAGTTTCAAAGAGTCTTATTTTGGAGGTTTCAGAGAGTTTTACTGGAGAGATTTTCCAAGTTCTAAATTATTTCATGCCATCTAACATGGTCATAATAACAATGAACTCCAAAGCGTCAGGGCTTCAAGAGATTTGACGTTTCATTTTAAACCATAAGATTAAAGGCCAGGAAAAGAGCTCAACAAGGGCATAAACCAAGGTTTTAGgttagtgtttatgggtgaaaactgattcCGATGAAAAGAGTAAAAATAGGTTAGGTTGAGAAGATATGAGTCTGAATCCTAAGCAAATGTATTGTGAAGAAGTATTTTtcaaattcgagagatcaatctatacaattctggcataaaccaagaaatagtcgttccattcttgcttcggtcataaaggaaggagaagggctggtctcAGAAAGGGAAGCAGAGGAAGTGTTGAGATCAGAGGAAGTGTCAGAATGCAAAACTTTGTTACTATATTTTATGTTGTGTATTTTGTTTGTTTGACTTGTTCTGGTTTGAATAGATTGAAGAAGCTATTCCATAGAGTCGTAACTACACATCATGATGTCGTAGGAGTGGAGGTTGTGAAGTAGTGGTGAAGTGCAGGTTGTGAAGAACATGTTGAAAATCGTGTCCAGATTGTTAGGGAAGACTAGATAGTTACACACCCACTATACTCATCTATTATACTAAACGCTCGCACATTCCAGACATTTCTCATAATGGGTGTATTATAACACCGCACGACGTAGACCagcagaccaataccctagtaaatATCCACTTATTTGTGACATTGttgatgtctcatgtgatttTAATAGAAAATACTAACTTAATATGAATTCAAATGTGACTTACATAGTTAGGATGACTGGTGACTTATCATGTCTGTCTAGGCATAATTGATTCTTGATGAGTCTGACAAGATTGATTACGGTTCATCTGTGTCAACTAGTGTTGACATGCTTGGCTGAACAAGTGAAGTCGAATGGGGTTGTTGAGTAAGTCAAGCACAACTTTTCATGATATCAACGAGAGGTGATGAGGGATCATGAAAGAGTGGAGAAGAATATATTTGAATACAGAAGCAGTCAAGTATATATAGAAAGACATATGTGTGAGGCCATATGAAAACAAAATACTTCTGACCAGTCATTATGTTAGGCTATCCATGTCGGTTATCTGTGAGTTGCATGCATGAGAAGTCACAAATGACAAGTCTAATTTCATAGAAATGTGACTTATTAAACAAATCTCATGTGATAATCGATTAAAATCAGTGTATGATAGTCGAATTTGACAAGCCATGTGAAAGATAGAGAGAAACATATGGGTGCGGAAAAAAGATGTTTTTTTGAAGGGAAAATGGGATACAGAGAGCCCCTGAGAACCATTATGTTAGAATATCTCATTAAACTTGAGGTTTGAATAAATACAAACAATAGGTGACAATGAATCCCACCATCCTGAAACATTCTCATGAAAAGAAAACTGACATAAATCATGAGcaataaaatttacatttttaaCGGCTAGACAAATCCAACTTCTTCAAAACTGACTCTGATATCTTTAATCTTCATAACTAGGGAGTGAATGCTCCATGAAATGAATATTTCCCTGACATCTTCAACATTCGACCTTATATCAAATTTCATTGGCGCATTGTTACAAATAGTTTTAATTTTCCCATGGACAGTTGAACAAAAGACGAGAAATTGATTCCTCTTCTTACATGAATTTCAAAAATAAATCGGATGATATTTGAaaaatgggcttctagattaagaTCACGTCATTttggtttatcttcttcttcattaaaatTAAGGTATAACAATAGAGAATAATATGCAGAGAACATCGTCATAACGATCACCACCGACAACCACGTATTTTCAAGAGAATAGAAAATCATGTCGTGCTGAAGTGAATTGTCCCCAATAATGGATTTGACACAGATTGCAACAAACGGATGAAACTCCTTTTAGACTATAAAATACTGCTTTAAAAGCATACAGAGGGAATAAATCATCTAAAGAGActattagagcttctccaatgctTGTTGTATGTATTTATTAGGTGGCAACACAAACGAGACATCCTCATTCCAATTTTTTCTTAAGTTTAGGTGAAAAAGTAATTCACCTCCAATGGTGTTTTTTGTggtcatttatttttattaaatgtaaattttacttttagtaattttaagattttattagagttaaaaatgtttattttttaatatattaGAATTAATTTTAGGTAAGCAAAAACTTATTAGGACAATTAGACATTGTAAAGATGAATGTCTAAaatgtctaacaaaaattaaGCTTACTAGGACAATTAGAGTTGGAAAGAATTTTATAAAAATCAATGGCTATCTTACGTGGATTTAAATGTTTGTCTTCACAGTTCACATTCACATACGTTCCGCTGACAAAGCTGTAAGGTTGTGTCCGTGCGATGTGAGTGGGAGTCGATACAACACTGATGCAATCATATCGCCGGATACAGAATCGGAAATGCACATGAAGTAGAGAGATACAGAATCACAGATACACGGGCTCGGTATTTACATGTGCTGCAAATCATGTATGTGGATGGTACTGATTACGGTACTGGGGGGTTAACACTTAAAAAAGGTGGGACCATAGTCGGCGTGGTAGGCCGGTAGGTTTGTTAAGTGGGACCACGTCGATATCGGAGTGGCTCTCTGGAGAGGAACATTTTGTTGTCGGTAGTAATGGCTTTTATTTGGTTGGCGGGTTCCACTTGGTTGGAAGAACAAAATTCTAAGTTGCTAGCCGTAGAAACGAACCATGAAATACCTCCCCTCTTGAGCAATGGTTTCATTCAATACGATTGAGTGCGATCAAATTTGGCACCACTATGGGTAGTCTGGAGGTCCA
The sequence above is a segment of the Papaver somniferum cultivar HN1 unplaced genomic scaffold, ASM357369v1 unplaced-scaffold_125, whole genome shotgun sequence genome. Coding sequences within it:
- the LOC113331425 gene encoding glycosyltransferase family 92 protein RCOM_0530710-like codes for the protein MDIEKRRKRKLLVISTSSPPSSSSFLPSQFSFCVSLRWWSLLIFSFFAFLFLLDGTPFRSQYVLFHPHPGRSLSSTAAAANSNSGFDFFKFNIEDRVVFPDHVLLLFTKRRSNHMFMNGGGLDCFYNEEFDKTQVVVLPAQSVVDDFDGFRSIARCPLPPANYSTAVNLQRQGGFIEEDGNSEVKKHRLVSSWESVVYEAVLDGETAVVFVKGLGLRPGRTSDANQFVCNFNWGNSEVSDKYSVRTRAITAGQEVIRCALPFKLHQSPAKANGVRVSIGVISHLHSRASFRGESNHVHFLPSVARISQSKTAEKKEEEKYELCVCTMVRNQASSMREWIKYHSWLGVERWFIYDNNSDDGIEELIDELNQENHNVRRQVWPWIKTQEAGFSHCALQAQKECKWVSFMDVDEFFYFPLPSARQPSDLGLPGRNSLRNLVANFSSSSAIGEIRTACHSFGPSGLTEIPKQGVTAGYTCRLQSPERHKSIVRPEVLDDSLINVVHHFHLKPGYRYLNLPMSTAMINHYKYQVWESFRAKFSRRVATYVADWQDSQNEGSRDRAPGLGTEAIEPPNWPQQFCQVWDTGLRDFVVANLADPDSGILPWERSLPL